GAAATGCTTCAGGAAATTCTTGAAAAGGAAGAAAAGAAGAATGAGGACGGTACTCCTGCCGAAGTTTGCGTTCCTAAGGAACAGCCTGCAGAACAGAATGCTACGGAAAATGCACCTGCCGCAGCACCTGCTACAGAACCGGCTCCCAATGCAAACGCAACTCCTGCAACAGAAAGTGCCGCTCCCGCTGCTGCTCCGGCTGCAGCACCGGCTACAACTTCTGCACCGGTTCCTGCAAACTAAAACCTCATAGTTTTTTCTAGAAGAGAACAAAAGTGCCGTTGGTCCTAGGATCAACGGCATTTTTATATCGATTTTGCCAGTGGCGGTATCGCGAATTATTTACGGTTCGTCAGCGTCAATGATGACGCGTTCCACCTTGGCACCAAGATTTGCCATCTTTGCTTCGAAGTCTTCATAACCGCGGTCCAGATGGTAGATTCGACTGATCTTGGTTTCGCCGTCGGCAATGAGGGCGGCAAGGACCATGGCCATGCTGGCGCGAAGGTCGGTACCCATGACTTCGGCACCTTCCAGCGGGAGGCCGCCCTTGATGGTGGCTGTATTACCGCTGATGGTTATGTTTGCTCCAAGACGTTCCAGTTCGGCCACATGCTTGAAGCGGTCGTTATAGACGGTGTCCTGGATAACGCTGTTGCCTGGGATGGAAAGAAGGGTTGCCATTAGGGGTGCCTGCATGTCCGTGGGATATCCCGGGAAGGGCAACGTCTGGATGGTGATGGGCTTCAGTTCCTGACCGCGGGCGTCCACTTCGGCCCAGTCGGCGCCTACGTTCACCTTGCAGCCCATTTCGCGGAAGGCGTCCAGGGTGGAGGCGATATGTTCGGGAATGATCTTGTTTACCTTGACGCAGCCGCGGGTAATGGCGGCGCAGCAAAGGAAGGAGCCTGCCTCGATACGGTCTGGAATAGTGTAGCCATTACCGGGGCGGAGGGTTTCGACGCCCTGCACCGTAAGGGTACGGGTGCCGCGGCCCTGGATCTTTGCGCCCATGCCGATGAGGAAGTCCACCAGGTTGTCGATTTCAGGTTCCAGAGCTGCATTTTGCAGCACGCTTGTACCCTTGGCGAGGGTTGCTGCCATCAAGACATTTACGGTGGCGCCGACGCTGGAAATAGGGAAGTGGAACGTACCGCCGGGAAGGCGTCCGTCGCAGGTTGCTTCTACGTAACCGCGGGTCAAAGTAATCTTTGCGCCGAGAGCTTCAAGGCCCTTCAGATGCAAGTCGACAGGGCGGGGGCCCCAGGCGCATCCGCCAGGAAGAGAAACGCGGCAACGGCCAAAGCGGGCCACCAGAGGTCCAAGCACATAGAAACTTGCTCTCATGGTCTTGACCAGTTCATAGGGTGCTTCAAGATGGTCGGCACCGCGAGTGTCGATCTTCAGCGTGTGGGCTTCGCCACTAATGCGGCAACCGATGACGCGAAGCACGTCGGACATTGTCTTCATGTCTTTCAGATGCGGAACATTGGTGATTTCGGAAACACCGTCTGCCAGGAGGGCTGCTGCCATTACGGCGAGCACGGCGTTCTTTGCGCCTGAAACTTCAACTTCGCCGACCAGCGGCTGCTTAACTTGGGGAACAATAAACTGGTACATTTCAAGTCTCTTTAATTTACACGCCCAAATCTAGAAATTTTACCATATCTTGCAGGCTTTGTATATGAGAATAGCAAGCTTAAAAAAGCTTGCTTATAAGGCCCCCTTTAGGGAGACTGTTTTTATGTGGGTCTTGTTCAGCCCCTATTTTAATTTTGCTTTGCTAACGGTAATGACCTTGGCTTCGTGGACAACGCGGGTTCTTGCAACAAAGTCGTGGAGAGCTCGACGCTTGGGGTCCAGAATGACAATAAGGTAGCCCAGTCCGTAGAACATCAGTGTGAACTGGGTAAAAATGCTTGCCACGTAGCGGACGATGGCGGAAAGCCAGGTCAGTTTTTCTCCGTCAAAGGTCTCGATATGAATTCTGAAAAGTCTTTTGCCGGGGGTGGAGGAGGTTAGCGCATTGAATACGATAAAGTAGATTGCCTGGACGATACCCCAGATGGTAAGGAAGAGATGCATACCGGTGGCGCCGAGCAGGTTGTTCAGGGCGGATTCGGAATTGGGGTCGGTAATGTAGGCGTTCATGGCGTCAGAAATTGCTGCCAGATCAACCAGCTGCATCTGGTTCATTACTAACAACATAACAACACCGAAGGCAGACAGGATGAAGTTGTCTACGAAGTAGGCGAGGGCTCGAGTAAGGAAGGTGGCGTAGCGCTTGCCAGTCTTATGCTGGGCAAGGATTGCCTCAAGGGCTGCCTTCACCTGTTCCTCTTCGGTCATGTTTTCTGCGGCGGCTTCCTTGGCTTCTTCGGTTTCTGCCCAGGTGACCCAGGCTTCCATTCCAGAATGCCATACCAAGGTTTCGGGCTTTATGGTGCCGGCCTTTACAAAATCCTTGATTTCATCGATAGAGAAGGGGCCTTTGCGTCGGTCGCCCTCTGTTACGGTTTCGTCTATGTAATACCAAATCATACGAACTAAATGTAGTAAAAAAGCGGCTAGGAACTGCATTGACGTAAAAGCCGAAATTTTGAAAAAAAACTAGATTTGGGGCTTATGATGAACTTTAAGGTTGGCCAACGTTACGTAAGTCAATCGGAACCTTCTCTGGGGCTTGGCATAGTCACAGAGGTGCAGGACCGTATTGTCAAGATTTCTTTCCCTGCCGTGAACGATGTGCGCATGTACCGTTCCATGGGGGCTCCCGTTGATCGTTTTGTTTTGGAAGCTGGCGAAACCGCCAAGAGTGAAAAGGGTGTTTCTTTTACCGTAGAAAAAGCGACCGAAGTGGACGGTATCATGGTCTATGAGGGCCGTGCCGGTAGATCCATGAAGGAGTCTGAGCTGAATGCAAAGATTTCCATTGCAAGGCCTGCGGACCTTTTCCGAGCTTTGACCGAGAATCGCGTATCCAATAGCGAACAGTTCCAGCGTCGCGAACAGTCCATGGACCTTTCCTGCAAGTGGATGTCCTCGACCGTACGCGGTATGATTGGACCTCGTGTCAGCAAGATTCCCCATCAGTATTACCTTTGCCAACGCGCCTGCTCCAGCTCCGCGCTGCCCCGCCTAATGCTTTCTGATGAAGTGGGGTTGGGTAAGACTATTGAGGCGGGCATGATCTGGCATGCCCTGAAGGCCCGCGGTCGCTTGACCCGAACCCTGATTATCGTTCCCGAGACTTTGAAGCACCAGTGGCTTATCGAAATGAAGCGTCGTTTCAACCACCTGTTTACCTTGGTGGACGAAGGCTACCTGAAGGGACTTTTCGTGGCCGATGACGACGATAAGCCCAATCCGTTCTCTGTGGCCAACGATATTATCTGCTCCATCGATTTCCTGATCAAACAGCCTGCCCTTATCGAAGACTTGCTGAAGACCAAGTGGGACATGGTGATTATCGATGAAGCCCACCACCTGGTTTGTGAAGATGGCTTTACCAGCCACGAGTACCTTTTGGCCAATGCGGTTATCCAGCGTTCCAAGGGTGTATTGCTCCTGACGGGTACGCCGCTGCAGTTCCATCCGGAATCCCAGTTCAATCGTCTTAAGATGCTGGACCCGGTTCGTTTTGCCGACTATAACAACTTTATCAAGGACCAGGATGCCTACCGCAAGCTGGTTAATGAACTGAACAAGCTGCCGACGGATCCTGGTCAGCAGATGAGCTGGGACGACCTGAACGAAATCGTTCCCAAGAAGTCCATGATCCGCCCCTGGCTGGAACAGGAAAGTGCCAAGTCCATGTCTGCGGACGAATGGATTCGCCGTATCGTGGACGCCGTGGGCACTGGTTCTGTGGTGTTCCGCAATACCCGTAAGGGTGTGGGCGGATTCCCCAAGCGTGTTCTCGACGAAGTTGCCCTGGAACCGGACCTTGAGTATCGCGACATGGTGAACGCTGCTGCGGAGCAGGATCTGGATATGTCTACCGACATTCAGGAAAACGGCCTGCTTTGCACGTCCTATTCCGATGCGTGGGCTAGGGACGAACGATACGTCTGGCTCAAGAAGTTCCTTAAGGAACATAAGAACGACAAGGTTCTCCTGATTTGTGAATCTATGCAGGTGGTGCTAGCTCTTGAAGCGCTCCTGACGGAATACATGGGCGAGGGCGCCTTCTCCATGTTCCATGAGAACATGACCATTATGGCCCGCGACAAGGCTGCCGCCAACTTCAGTAGACCCGATGGTGCCAACCTGTTGATCGCTTCTGAAATCGGTTCCGAAGGCCGTAACTTCCAGTTTGCCCATCATCTGATTCTCTTTGACCTGCCGTTGGACGCCTCCTTGGTGGAACAGCGTATTGGCCGTCTGGACCGTATCGGTCAGACAGAGGACATTATCATTCACGTTCCTTATGTGAAGGGCTCTGGTCAGGAAGTCATGTTCCGCTGGTACCACAACGGCTTGAACGCCTTTGGTACTCCTATGATGAGCGGTGGCGAACTGTTCATGAAGTATACCGACGAACTGATTGCCTCTTTGGCTGAACCTCAGGAACTGCTCCAGAATTTCATCGACAACG
This DNA window, taken from Fibrobacter sp., encodes the following:
- the murA gene encoding UDP-N-acetylglucosamine 1-carboxyvinyltransferase, giving the protein MYQFIVPQVKQPLVGEVEVSGAKNAVLAVMAAALLADGVSEITNVPHLKDMKTMSDVLRVIGCRISGEAHTLKIDTRGADHLEAPYELVKTMRASFYVLGPLVARFGRCRVSLPGGCAWGPRPVDLHLKGLEALGAKITLTRGYVEATCDGRLPGGTFHFPISSVGATVNVLMAATLAKGTSVLQNAALEPEIDNLVDFLIGMGAKIQGRGTRTLTVQGVETLRPGNGYTIPDRIEAGSFLCCAAITRGCVKVNKIIPEHIASTLDAFREMGCKVNVGADWAEVDARGQELKPITIQTLPFPGYPTDMQAPLMATLLSIPGNSVIQDTVYNDRFKHVAELERLGANITISGNTATIKGGLPLEGAEVMGTDLRASMAMVLAALIADGETKISRIYHLDRGYEDFEAKMANLGAKVERVIIDADEP
- a CDS encoding RDD family protein gives rise to the protein MIWYYIDETVTEGDRRKGPFSIDEIKDFVKAGTIKPETLVWHSGMEAWVTWAETEEAKEAAAENMTEEEQVKAALEAILAQHKTGKRYATFLTRALAYFVDNFILSAFGVVMLLVMNQMQLVDLAAISDAMNAYITDPNSESALNNLLGATGMHLFLTIWGIVQAIYFIVFNALTSSTPGKRLFRIHIETFDGEKLTWLSAIVRYVASIFTQFTLMFYGLGYLIVILDPKRRALHDFVARTRVVHEAKVITVSKAKLK
- the rapA gene encoding RNA polymerase-associated protein RapA, whose amino-acid sequence is MMNFKVGQRYVSQSEPSLGLGIVTEVQDRIVKISFPAVNDVRMYRSMGAPVDRFVLEAGETAKSEKGVSFTVEKATEVDGIMVYEGRAGRSMKESELNAKISIARPADLFRALTENRVSNSEQFQRREQSMDLSCKWMSSTVRGMIGPRVSKIPHQYYLCQRACSSSALPRLMLSDEVGLGKTIEAGMIWHALKARGRLTRTLIIVPETLKHQWLIEMKRRFNHLFTLVDEGYLKGLFVADDDDKPNPFSVANDIICSIDFLIKQPALIEDLLKTKWDMVIIDEAHHLVCEDGFTSHEYLLANAVIQRSKGVLLLTGTPLQFHPESQFNRLKMLDPVRFADYNNFIKDQDAYRKLVNELNKLPTDPGQQMSWDDLNEIVPKKSMIRPWLEQESAKSMSADEWIRRIVDAVGTGSVVFRNTRKGVGGFPKRVLDEVALEPDLEYRDMVNAAAEQDLDMSTDIQENGLLCTSYSDAWARDERYVWLKKFLKEHKNDKVLLICESMQVVLALEALLTEYMGEGAFSMFHENMTIMARDKAAANFSRPDGANLLIASEIGSEGRNFQFAHHLILFDLPLDASLVEQRIGRLDRIGQTEDIIIHVPYVKGSGQEVMFRWYHNGLNAFGTPMMSGGELFMKYTDELIASLAEPQELLQNFIDNVIPKVKKDSDAMRKNIEKGRDRLLEFNSRNPAKAKEITDEIERIDAVPDLQTLVFSSLMDRGLEIEKSKIPGCFVITMGTQVEAGSVPGMPESVGGIPGSSSAGGRVVQEVGTFDEGTGGGDEDARYSDSSSLTVTFDRKVAMIHDEVDFVSLEHPLSQGVMDFETTLDNGAVACNIWPNSGMRGLLMQYNFAVDFSISEEWGVSDIAGPKYLSVLVSPTGEDMSAKLEDLSKASFKDVPVPQGNPAVNMTLKYFGKDGLAIARRVVMTQAKELAEVAAEAVEARAEQEYQRMNHLLMMRGKAGNNEQLKQLRKNAQEWKKIISNPQLRLDAIRLLVCR